The Panicum virgatum strain AP13 chromosome 5K, P.virgatum_v5, whole genome shotgun sequence genome has a window encoding:
- the LOC120710086 gene encoding uncharacterized protein LOC120710086: MSGAEDQLPPQVSKVPDGVTKPSLGKEPVPGSELWTDGLICAFELIKGPRKPAHHKSWPTIEQVQEKGSTMHTRKHPRRNGHPIIAPKVDQNIVLENPHQAEFCNDPSVPKDRPVYAGEILDHKWVPIGWSRIAELVQMVQSDSSWESELTEFSDSEDDYTVADLAAPYWQRPVGPTWWCHVIAGHPSIDAWLNSAHWMHPAIRTALRDESKLISDRMKYLFYEVPVRVAGGLLFELLGQSVGDPNHEEEDIPIVLRSWQAQNFLVTAMHVKGPSSNINVLGVTEVQELLLAGGSQTPRSVHEVIAHLVSRLSRWDDRLFRKYVFGEADEIELKFVNRRNHEDLNLVSIILNQEIRRLATQVIRVKWSLHAREEIVDELLRHLRGNATRAILESIRKCTRNMLEEQEAVRGRLFTIQDVMQSTVRAWLQDRSLRVTHNLAIFGGGGMILSIITGLFGINVDGIPGAQITPYAFGLFTGLLFFLGIILISVGMLYLGLQNPVNSEKVKVRKLELQRLVSTFQHEAEQHGKVREGVSQHGTSLSSSASSDEGYILIS, translated from the exons ATGAGTGGTGCTGAGGACCAGCTGCCGCCTCAGGTCTCCAAGGTGCCAGACGGTGTTACCAAGCCCAGTTTGGGGAAAGAGCCCGTTCCAGGGAGTGAGCTCTGGACGGATGGGCTCATCTGCGCGTTTGAGTTGATCAAAGGTCCCAGGAAGCCTGCTCATCACAAATCATGGCCAACGATTGAGCAAGTGCAGGAGAAAGGATCCACTATGCACACGAGGAAGCACCCGAGAAGGAATGGGCACCCGATCATAGCTCCAAAAGTGGATCAGAACATTGTGTTGGAGAACCCCCATCAGGCTGAATTCTGTAATGATCCTTCAGTTCCCAAAGATAGGCCAGTTTATGCTGGGGAGATTTTGGATCACAAATGGGTGCCCATTGGATGGAGTAGGATCGCCGAACTGGTCCAGATGGTTCAATCAGACTCCAGCTGGGAGAGTGAGTTGACGGAGTTCAGTGATAGTGAGGATGATTACACCGTGGCTGATCTTGCAGCTCCATACTGGCAGCGTCCTGTGGGGCCTACTTGGTGGTGCCATGTCATCGCGGGCCATCCCTCAATTGATGCATGGTTGAATAGCGCTCACTGGATGCATCCGGCCATCAGAACTGCGCTCAGAGATGAGAGCAAACTGATAAGTGACCGGATGAAGTACCTTTTCTACGAG GTCCCAGTAAGAGTTGCAGGAGGACTGTTATTTGAGCTTCTTGGTCAGTCGGTTGGAGACCCAAATCATGAAGAGGAAGATATACCCATTGTGCTCCGGTCTTGGCAAGCGCAAAATTTTCTTGTAACAGCAATGCATGTCAAAGGTCCTTCATCCAATATAAATGTGTTAGGAGTGACTGAAGTGCAG GAGTTGCTTCTTGCTGGTGGAAGCCAAACACCTAGATCAGTGCATGAAGTAATTGCCCATTTGGTTAGCCGTCTTTCACGTTGGGATGATAG ATTATTCCGGAAATATGTCTTTGGGGAGGCAGATGAAATTGAACTGAAATTTGTGAATAG GAGAAATCATGAAGATCTGAATCTTGTCAGCATAATACTGAATCAGGAAATCAGAAGGTTAGCAACACAG GTAATCAGGGTTAAATGGTCACTCCATGCAAGGGAAGAGATCGTAGATGAGCTTCTCAGACATTTGAGGGGTAACGCCACAAGAGCTATCTTAGAGAGTATCAGAAAGTGTACAAGGAACATGTTGGAAGAGCAGGAAGCTGTGCGTGGACGCCTGTTCACTATTCAGGATGTTATGCAAAGCACTGTTCGTGCATGGTTACAG GATAGAAGTCTCCGTGTCACCCACAATTTGGCTATTTTCGGAGGCGGTGGCATGATTTTATCCATAATCACGGGACTCTTCGGGATCAACGTCGATGGCATACCAGGAGCACAGATTACACCCTACGCATTCGGTTTGTTTACCGGGCTTCTCTTCTTTCTTGGAATCATCCTAATCAGCGTGGGAATGCTGTATCTTGGGTTACAGAACCCAGTTAACAGTGAGAAAGTGAAGGTGAGGAAGCTGGAGCTACAGCGGCTGGTGTCCACGTTCCAGCATGAAGCAGAGCAGCACGGCAAGGTCAGGGAAGGTGTTAGCCAGCATGGTACATCATTGAGTTCGTCTGCTTCCTCGGATGAAGGGTACATTCTTATCTCCTGA